The Crocosphaera subtropica ATCC 51142 genome includes a window with the following:
- a CDS encoding dihydroorotate dehydrogenase-like protein, with amino-acid sequence MDLSTTYMGMALKSPLVVGSCAPLTEEIDNIKKMEDSGAAAVVLHSFFEEQLRQEQLELHHHLTHGTESFAEALTYFPEPEIFHVGSQEYLDHIRTSKEIVDIPIIASINGSTLGGWLDYSQQIEQAGADALELNIYYVPTDLDIPGGEIEQNYLDILKAVKSEINIPIAVKLSPYFSNMANMAKRLGETGADGLVLFNRFYQPDIDLNNLEVYPNVLLSTPHAMRLPMRWLAILYGKIEADLAATSGIHHPTDVIKMVMAGAKVTQVVSALLRHGIHYLTTLEEGMRNWMEENEYESIQQMQGSLSQLHCPDPTAFERSQYMKALQTYAPIWRSVQTPPLSPLTQEN; translated from the coding sequence ATGGACTTATCAACAACCTATATGGGAATGGCCTTAAAATCTCCTTTAGTGGTAGGGTCTTGCGCCCCATTAACCGAAGAAATAGATAACATCAAAAAGATGGAAGATTCTGGAGCGGCAGCAGTTGTTTTACACTCATTTTTTGAAGAACAATTACGACAAGAACAACTGGAATTACATCATCATTTAACCCACGGAACCGAAAGCTTTGCCGAAGCCTTAACTTATTTTCCAGAACCAGAAATTTTTCATGTGGGTTCCCAAGAATATTTAGACCATATTCGCACCAGTAAAGAAATAGTGGATATACCGATTATTGCCAGTATTAATGGGTCAACTTTGGGAGGATGGTTAGATTATTCCCAACAAATTGAACAAGCAGGAGCGGATGCTTTAGAACTCAATATTTATTATGTTCCCACGGATTTAGACATTCCTGGGGGAGAAATTGAACAAAACTATTTAGACATTTTAAAAGCCGTAAAATCAGAAATCAATATTCCCATCGCTGTTAAATTAAGTCCTTATTTTAGTAACATGGCCAACATGGCCAAACGCCTAGGAGAAACAGGGGCCGATGGCTTAGTTTTATTCAATCGTTTTTATCAGCCAGATATTGATTTAAACAACTTAGAAGTTTATCCCAATGTCCTGTTAAGTACCCCTCACGCCATGCGTCTTCCCATGCGTTGGCTGGCCATTTTATACGGAAAAATTGAAGCAGACTTAGCTGCAACCAGCGGCATTCATCATCCTACGGATGTTATTAAAATGGTCATGGCCGGGGCAAAAGTGACTCAAGTGGTGAGTGCTTTATTGCGTCATGGTATCCATTATTTAACCACCCTAGAAGAAGGAATGCGAAACTGGATGGAAGAAAACGAATACGAGTCTATCCAACAAATGCAAGGCAGTCTATCTCAACTCCATTGTCCTGATCCTACAGCCTTCGAGCGATCGCAGTACATGAAAGCCTTACAAACCTACGCACCCATCTGGCGATCGGTGCAAACCCCTCCTCTAAGTCCCCTCACCCAAGAAAACTAA
- a CDS encoding NADAR family protein, with protein sequence MTDQLNKQDLEANIISYGESPLVSNFADTHFKFQGKQFRSAEAFIHYIKYPEGHPEKKKMAKLFGKEAKKGVIREIREKINRKLRAGETPMVYWNGQAIKWRSPEHYGLIKQALRAKFEQNAEAYNQLMATGERKLVHDTGTQESLNTSFPASEFTRILTELREEFRSSSDK encoded by the coding sequence ATGACCGATCAATTGAACAAACAAGATTTAGAAGCTAATATTATTTCCTATGGTGAATCTCCTCTGGTGTCTAATTTTGCCGATACTCATTTTAAGTTTCAAGGAAAACAATTTCGCTCAGCCGAGGCATTTATTCACTATATTAAATATCCTGAAGGTCATCCAGAAAAGAAAAAAATGGCTAAATTATTCGGAAAAGAAGCTAAAAAGGGTGTAATTAGAGAAATCCGAGAAAAAATAAACAGAAAATTACGAGCAGGGGAAACCCCTATGGTTTATTGGAATGGACAAGCCATTAAATGGCGATCGCCTGAACATTATGGATTAATTAAACAAGCGTTGAGAGCGAAATTTGAGCAGAATGCTGAAGCTTACAATCAACTCATGGCAACAGGAGAGAGAAAACTTGTTCATGATACAGGGACACAAGAAAGCTTAAATACTTCTTTCCCCGCTTCTGAATTTACCCGTATTTTGACAGAGTTACGAGAAGAGTTTCGCTCATCATCAGATAAGTAG
- a CDS encoding EF-hand domain-containing protein: MNIPLNKHETEELKKFFVEIDQDKNGKIDRQELKQLLETIWGKNTDLDITAAVESTFNKCDLNHDGFITFDELASLAE; encoded by the coding sequence ATGAACATTCCCTTAAATAAACATGAAACCGAAGAATTAAAAAAGTTTTTTGTAGAAATTGATCAAGATAAGAATGGTAAAATTGATCGACAGGAATTAAAACAATTATTAGAAACCATTTGGGGTAAAAATACAGACCTAGATATTACCGCAGCCGTTGAATCAACCTTTAATAAATGTGATCTAAATCATGATGGCTTTATTACTTTTGATGAATTAGCTTCTCTCGCAGAATAA
- a CDS encoding ATP-dependent 6-phosphofructokinase, protein MSKKRIGILTSGGDCPGLNAVIRAVVKAAELNNWVVYGLPYGTDGFQDIANEKCCPEDLLLTGRCYQLPGRIRGLDVLQFFSGSVLGSISKGHPEDPEVKAAILKGYKILNIDALIVIGGDGSLDIIYDLAKEEKWNIIVIPKTIDNDVPFTEFSVGFSTAVEIVTQALYDLTFTAASHNRIMIVQVMGRDAGHLALRGGIAGGADIILIPELTPYLSLDVLDGCCHQLLKLQKSGRHFGLLVIAEGVKNQKQQKEPYIADYLLRQIQEYSQILCHEKHEDFCLLKDVDMRVTVLGHLQRSHPPVAWDRLLATAFGIKAIELIEADNYDRLVVWQKGQVSSEPLSAVINTIKERHQQKVCTSPVEKHDCMVKTARSLGIYLGHG, encoded by the coding sequence ATGAGTAAAAAACGAATTGGGATCTTAACCAGTGGGGGAGACTGCCCAGGGCTAAATGCTGTGATTCGTGCAGTGGTCAAAGCAGCCGAACTCAATAACTGGGTGGTGTATGGACTTCCCTACGGAACCGATGGATTTCAGGACATTGCCAATGAGAAATGTTGTCCAGAGGATCTGCTATTGACGGGGAGATGTTATCAACTTCCAGGGAGAATTCGGGGATTAGACGTTTTACAATTTTTTAGTGGGAGTGTGTTGGGGTCTATCAGTAAAGGACATCCTGAAGATCCAGAGGTCAAAGCAGCGATCCTCAAAGGCTACAAAATCTTAAATATAGATGCTTTGATTGTGATCGGGGGAGATGGGAGCTTAGATATCATTTATGATCTAGCCAAAGAGGAGAAGTGGAACATCATTGTTATTCCCAAAACCATTGATAACGATGTTCCCTTTACAGAGTTTTCCGTGGGGTTTTCCACCGCCGTCGAAATTGTTACCCAAGCGTTATATGATCTCACTTTTACGGCAGCCAGTCATAACCGTATTATGATTGTGCAAGTTATGGGTCGAGATGCCGGCCATTTGGCTTTGCGTGGAGGAATAGCAGGAGGTGCTGATATTATCCTGATTCCGGAACTCACCCCTTACTTAAGCTTAGATGTGTTAGATGGTTGCTGTCATCAATTATTAAAGTTGCAAAAATCTGGTCGTCATTTTGGTCTATTGGTGATTGCAGAAGGAGTGAAAAACCAGAAACAGCAGAAAGAGCCTTATATTGCCGATTATCTCCTGAGACAGATTCAGGAATATAGTCAGATTCTCTGTCATGAGAAACATGAAGATTTTTGTCTTTTGAAAGATGTGGATATGCGGGTGACAGTTTTGGGACATCTGCAAAGGAGTCATCCCCCAGTGGCTTGGGATCGTCTGTTAGCCACGGCTTTTGGCATCAAAGCGATTGAACTCATCGAAGCAGACAACTACGATCGCTTGGTGGTCTGGCAAAAAGGCCAGGTGAGCAGTGAACCCTTATCGGCCGTTATTAATACCATTAAAGAGCGTCATCAACAAAAAGTCTGTACCTCTCCCGTCGAAAAACATGATTGTATGGTCAAAACAGCACGATCACTGGGTATTTATTTAGGTCATGGTTAA
- the argF gene encoding ornithine carbamoyltransferase, which produces MMTTLQGRDILGIGDLSAEEMTQVLDLGAALKSGQRSPRCQKILGLLFDKASTRTRVSFSAAIYQLGGQVLDLNPSVTQVGRGEPTKDTARVLDRYLDILAIRTFEQSKLETFAEYATIPIINALTDLEHPCQILADFMTIKECFGELAGSTVTYLGDGNNVAHSLILGGALMGMKIRVATPKDYQPLPMIIEQAKQLAKPGFEIMITDDPMAAVKDSNVLYTDVWASMGQEDLAASRIPIFQPYQINDELLQKADKNAIVLHCLPAHRGEEITDSVIEGNQSKVWDQAENRMHAQKALMVSLLGI; this is translated from the coding sequence ATTATGACCACTCTCCAAGGAAGAGATATCTTAGGAATTGGCGATCTCAGTGCAGAAGAAATGACCCAAGTGTTAGATTTAGGCGCAGCGTTAAAAAGTGGTCAGCGATCGCCCCGTTGTCAAAAAATCCTGGGATTGTTGTTTGATAAAGCCTCTACCCGTACCCGTGTTTCTTTTAGTGCTGCTATTTATCAACTAGGGGGACAAGTCCTCGATCTCAATCCTAGTGTAACCCAAGTGGGCAGGGGAGAACCCACTAAGGATACAGCCAGGGTGTTAGATCGATATCTAGATATTTTAGCCATCCGTACCTTTGAACAGTCGAAGTTAGAAACCTTTGCAGAGTATGCAACAATTCCTATTATTAATGCTCTCACCGATTTAGAACATCCTTGTCAAATTTTAGCCGATTTTATGACGATTAAAGAATGTTTTGGTGAATTGGCAGGGAGTACAGTCACTTATTTAGGTGATGGTAATAATGTTGCCCATTCCCTCATTTTAGGCGGGGCTTTAATGGGGATGAAAATTAGAGTTGCAACCCCAAAAGATTATCAACCCTTACCAATGATTATTGAACAAGCTAAACAGTTAGCTAAACCCGGTTTTGAAATTATGATAACCGATGATCCTATGGCTGCTGTCAAAGATTCTAATGTACTTTATACCGATGTTTGGGCAAGTATGGGACAAGAAGATTTAGCAGCATCGAGGATTCCTATTTTTCAACCTTATCAAATTAACGATGAACTGTTACAAAAAGCCGATAAAAATGCTATTGTTTTACACTGTTTACCGGCACATCGTGGAGAAGAAATAACTGATAGTGTCATAGAAGGAAACCAATCGAAAGTGTGGGATCAAGCTGAAAATAGAATGCACGCACAAAAAGCTTTAATGGTTAGTTTATTAGGCATTTAG
- a CDS encoding DedA family protein, with protein sequence MLDWIVNIVDGLGYIGIALLMLLENLFPPIPSEVIMPLAGFVVTQGELNFVYVVIAGVIGSVVGALPWYYLGKSLSLKRIKSLADRYGRWLTISSEEIDRAKDWFERRGEMAACVSRLVPGVRTYISVPAGLSNMPLLPFLFYSTLGTAIWVSLLTFAGYILGANYDRVKDFIGPFSGVVAVVLVVVFIGWVIRRKRDS encoded by the coding sequence ATGCTTGATTGGATTGTTAATATCGTCGATGGGTTAGGATATATCGGCATCGCTTTATTAATGTTACTAGAAAATCTGTTTCCTCCCATTCCTTCTGAGGTGATTATGCCGTTAGCGGGGTTTGTGGTAACTCAAGGAGAACTGAATTTTGTCTATGTGGTTATCGCCGGGGTTATCGGTTCAGTGGTAGGAGCGTTACCTTGGTATTATTTAGGAAAATCCTTGAGTTTGAAGCGTATTAAAAGTTTAGCCGATCGTTACGGTCGGTGGTTAACTATTTCTAGTGAAGAGATTGACAGAGCTAAAGATTGGTTTGAGCGTCGAGGAGAAATGGCTGCTTGTGTCAGTCGTTTGGTTCCAGGGGTACGCACCTATATTTCTGTGCCTGCAGGGTTGAGTAATATGCCGTTATTGCCGTTTCTTTTCTATTCAACCCTAGGCACTGCTATCTGGGTAAGTTTATTGACTTTCGCCGGGTACATTCTAGGAGCTAACTATGATCGGGTGAAAGATTTTATTGGTCCTTTTAGTGGCGTTGTTGCGGTTGTGTTAGTGGTGGTTTTTATAGGTTGGGTAATTCGACGGAAACGAGACTCTTAA
- a CDS encoding cation-translocating P-type ATPase codes for MSQVAPKVDLEEASSLQTDDVLQRLSVDLKQGLDPSTVKKRREKYGKNRLEEFQRRSVWQILIAQFKSPIIALLAVAAVLSFAFQEWIEGIAIIIAILLNTVIGFVTETKAVRSMESLQQLSKTKAKVRRNHQVQEIDAEGLVPGDIVILEGGDLVAADLRLLEASKLQADESALTGESVPVSKTIEPLKKELEIADRRNMVFKGTAITRGSGEGVVVSTGMDTELGHISSLTAQAEEEVTPLEKRLDSLGKRLIWITLLIAVVIAGVGIVSGRDLYTMVETAIALSVAAVPEGLPIVATVALARGMWRMAKRNAIINRLSAVETLGATSIICTDKTGTLTENRMTAREVRLWSDSIEITGEEQTQGQFRRNDQTIDPLDHPILRNLLNVCVLCNNATLAAEEGGKENQDVGDPTEIALVALAAKADLNRNKQREQKPEVREEAFDTQTKMMATYHEVEGRYWVAVKGAPESVLPVCSHYATSDQTQEMDNPTYQTWEEKCHSLAQDGLRILAIAQKTVDNPDSEPYQDLTLLGVVGLLDPPREAVKKALKACHEAGIRPIMVTGDQPVTARNIGLAVGLTTEKEREAQLGKVLKNPDDIPSDQQEALRQVPIFARVSPEQKLNLITLHQQAGAVVGMTGDGVNDAPALKKADIGIAMGQRGTQVAKEAADMILQDDAFSTIVAAVEQGRAIFNNIRKFTIYLLSGNVGEIMAVAFASLTDAPLPLLPLQILFLNAVNDVFPALALGVGEGNPNLMEHPPRDSKEPILTKGHWLAIVLYGLLISVSVLGIFFYAFYGLEFDERTAVTISFLALAFGRLWHVFNMRDADGGLIRNEISQNPYIWGALLICTGLLLSAVYLPGLSGALQTVDPGVKGWAMAIAGSFMPVIVGQIVKLVRK; via the coding sequence ATGAGTCAAGTCGCACCAAAAGTAGACCTAGAAGAGGCCAGTTCCCTACAAACAGACGATGTTCTTCAACGCTTATCCGTCGATCTCAAACAAGGGTTAGATCCATCAACGGTTAAAAAACGACGAGAAAAATATGGGAAAAATCGTCTTGAAGAATTTCAACGTCGCAGTGTTTGGCAAATTCTCATTGCTCAATTCAAAAGCCCCATTATCGCCTTATTAGCCGTAGCTGCGGTTCTCTCCTTTGCCTTTCAAGAATGGATCGAAGGGATTGCTATTATCATAGCGATTCTACTCAATACAGTGATTGGCTTTGTGACGGAAACGAAAGCAGTCCGTTCGATGGAATCCCTGCAACAACTGAGTAAAACGAAAGCTAAGGTGCGACGTAATCATCAAGTACAAGAAATCGATGCCGAGGGATTAGTTCCTGGAGATATTGTCATTTTAGAGGGTGGGGACTTAGTGGCAGCGGATCTGCGCTTGCTAGAAGCTTCCAAACTGCAAGCAGATGAATCAGCCCTCACAGGAGAATCTGTTCCCGTCAGTAAAACCATCGAACCCCTCAAAAAAGAGCTAGAAATCGCCGATCGCCGTAACATGGTATTCAAAGGAACTGCCATTACTCGCGGCAGTGGTGAAGGGGTCGTCGTGAGTACCGGAATGGATACGGAACTGGGTCATATTTCCTCCTTAACCGCCCAAGCAGAAGAAGAAGTTACCCCCCTAGAAAAGCGGTTAGATAGTCTCGGCAAACGGTTAATTTGGATTACCCTGTTAATTGCCGTTGTTATTGCCGGTGTGGGGATTGTTAGTGGTCGTGATTTGTATACGATGGTAGAAACAGCGATCGCTTTATCGGTGGCCGCTGTCCCTGAAGGCTTACCCATTGTGGCAACGGTGGCTTTGGCCCGAGGAATGTGGCGCATGGCCAAACGCAACGCTATTATTAACCGTCTCTCTGCTGTAGAAACGTTAGGGGCAACCAGTATTATTTGCACGGATAAAACGGGAACCTTAACGGAAAACCGCATGACAGCTAGGGAAGTTAGGTTATGGTCTGATTCCATTGAAATAACCGGGGAAGAACAAACTCAAGGTCAATTTCGCCGTAATGACCAAACCATTGATCCCTTAGATCATCCAATTCTGAGGAATCTCTTAAATGTTTGTGTGTTGTGTAATAATGCCACTTTAGCCGCAGAAGAAGGAGGGAAAGAAAATCAAGACGTGGGAGATCCCACCGAGATCGCCCTGGTTGCTTTGGCAGCTAAAGCCGACTTAAACCGTAATAAACAGCGAGAACAAAAGCCAGAAGTCAGAGAAGAGGCCTTTGATACTCAAACCAAAATGATGGCGACTTATCACGAGGTAGAAGGTCGATATTGGGTAGCGGTTAAAGGGGCCCCAGAATCGGTGTTACCGGTGTGTTCCCATTACGCCACCTCTGACCAAACCCAGGAGATGGACAACCCAACCTATCAAACGTGGGAAGAGAAATGTCATTCTTTAGCCCAGGATGGACTAAGAATTTTAGCGATCGCTCAAAAAACCGTTGATAACCCAGATAGTGAACCTTACCAAGATTTAACCCTGTTAGGAGTGGTAGGATTACTTGATCCCCCCAGAGAAGCGGTGAAAAAAGCCCTTAAAGCTTGTCATGAGGCTGGTATTCGTCCCATAATGGTCACCGGCGATCAACCAGTGACCGCCCGTAATATTGGCTTAGCGGTGGGCTTAACCACCGAAAAAGAACGGGAAGCTCAACTCGGAAAAGTCCTCAAAAATCCTGATGATATCCCCTCAGACCAACAAGAAGCCCTGCGACAAGTGCCAATTTTTGCACGGGTCAGTCCGGAACAAAAACTTAATTTAATTACCCTCCATCAACAGGCCGGGGCCGTTGTGGGGATGACAGGGGACGGGGTGAATGATGCCCCGGCCTTGAAAAAAGCGGATATTGGCATCGCTATGGGACAGCGAGGAACCCAAGTAGCCAAAGAAGCAGCAGATATGATCTTGCAAGATGATGCTTTTTCTACCATTGTGGCAGCCGTGGAGCAGGGAAGGGCAATCTTCAATAATATTCGTAAATTTACCATTTATTTACTCTCCGGTAATGTGGGGGAAATTATGGCGGTAGCGTTTGCTTCTTTGACGGATGCACCCTTACCCTTATTACCGTTACAAATTCTCTTTTTAAATGCCGTGAATGATGTCTTTCCGGCTCTAGCGTTAGGGGTGGGTGAAGGAAATCCGAATTTAATGGAACATCCCCCCCGTGATTCTAAAGAGCCTATTTTGACTAAAGGCCATTGGTTGGCTATTGTTCTTTACGGTTTATTAATTTCGGTTTCGGTGTTAGGGATATTTTTCTACGCCTTTTATGGATTGGAGTTTGACGAACGAACAGCAGTGACTATTTCTTTCTTGGCTTTAGCGTTTGGTCGGTTATGGCACGTCTTTAATATGCGTGATGCCGATGGGGGATTAATTCGTAATGAAATTAGCCAAAATCCTTATATTTGGGGTGCGTTGTTGATTTGCACAGGACTGCTGTTATCTGCTGTTTATTTACCCGGACTCTCAGGAGCCTTACAAACCGTTGACCCTGGTGTGAAGGGTTGGGCAATGGCGATCGCAGGGAGTTTTATGCCTGTGATTGTGGGACAAATTGTCAAATTGGTGCGTAAATAG
- the rpmF gene encoding 50S ribosomal protein L32 codes for MAVPKKKTSNAKRDQRKAHWKRTAALEAQKALSLGKSVLSGRSNSFVYPQDEEEDDEE; via the coding sequence ATGGCAGTCCCTAAGAAGAAAACATCCAACGCAAAACGAGATCAACGTAAAGCTCACTGGAAACGTACCGCAGCTTTAGAAGCACAAAAAGCCTTATCTTTAGGTAAATCTGTTTTATCAGGCCGTTCCAACAGTTTTGTCTATCCTCAAGATGAAGAGGAAGACGACGAAGAATAA